A genomic window from Schistocerca serialis cubense isolate TAMUIC-IGC-003099 chromosome 4, iqSchSeri2.2, whole genome shotgun sequence includes:
- the LOC126473455 gene encoding uncharacterized protein LOC126473455 produces MICCKKWSFDTNGISITPIFAFDSALVCFIFHLLCCGDQLQIIVSASWTVNAMPSQVTSTNHPTSGIPAMVPEFGRNKMLQGMKQYICSTCGKQYSIKGSLQRHVRYECGVEPQFCCPYCSKRSHRKSNLSQHIRRNHFSVSLCDSI; encoded by the exons TTGACACAAATGGAATTAGCATTACACCAATTTTCGCCTTTGACAGTGCACTGGTGTGCTTCATATTTCATCTTCTGTGCTGTGGGGATCAACTGCAAATAA TTGTTAGTGCTTCATGGACTGTAAATGCCATGCCATCTCAGGTGACGTCCACAAATCATCCAACATCTGGGATACCAGCTATGGTACCTGAATTTGGCAGGAACAAAATGCTTCAAGGAATGAAGCAGTACATTTGCAGCACATGTGGTAAACAGTACTCTATAAAAGGCTCACTACAGCGACATGTTAGATATGAATGTGGTGTAGAACCTCAGTTTTGCTGTCCATATTGCTCTAAAAGAAGTCATCGAAAAAGCAATCTTAGCCAGCACATTAGACGTAATCACTTCAGTGTGTCGTTATGTGACAGTATTTAG